The proteins below are encoded in one region of Myxococcales bacterium:
- a CDS encoding competence/damage-inducible protein A codes for MVDDRGPRPDRIAKTAAALIIGDELLKGKVRDENTPFLAERLFELGVSLGRVVYVPDEISDIAKSLNELRTAFDIVFTSGGVGPTHDDLTLEAIASAFNVDLEESEQFIQLFEEHYGQCLSAGHLRMARLPQGVELLYEEGSSFPTLRMDNVFIFPGVPKYFRMKFEAVKKYFEGNPAFLSEKIGIYADECDIVDLLDDLVKAFPMLAIGSYPLVARPPCVTITFDSTDAALIAEAMSFFKSLLSKRNIPTVKNMLPEEK; via the coding sequence TTGGTGGATGACCGTGGCCCCAGGCCCGATCGTATTGCCAAAACCGCGGCAGCGTTAATTATTGGGGATGAACTCCTCAAAGGTAAAGTTCGAGACGAAAACACTCCTTTTTTGGCCGAGCGACTTTTCGAGCTCGGTGTGAGCTTAGGACGGGTTGTTTACGTTCCGGATGAAATCTCAGACATTGCGAAATCATTGAACGAGCTTCGTACTGCATTTGATATTGTTTTCACCAGCGGAGGCGTCGGACCCACACATGATGACCTGACGCTTGAGGCAATTGCGAGTGCTTTTAACGTCGATTTGGAAGAATCCGAACAGTTCATTCAGCTATTTGAAGAGCACTATGGTCAGTGTCTTTCAGCCGGGCACTTGCGAATGGCGCGTCTTCCTCAGGGAGTCGAGCTTCTTTATGAGGAGGGCTCTTCCTTTCCGACACTTCGCATGGACAACGTTTTTATTTTCCCCGGTGTTCCTAAATACTTCCGGATGAAGTTTGAAGCCGTAAAGAAATATTTTGAAGGGAATCCTGCTTTTCTATCGGAGAAAATCGGGATCTACGCCGATGAATGCGACATTGTCGATTTGCTGGATGATCTTGTAAAAGCTTTTCCGATGCTCGCTATAGGGAGCTACCCCTTGGTAGCCAGGCCTCCTTGCGTAACAATCACCTTTGACAGTACCGATGCTGCCCTCATTGCCGAAGCCATGAGCTTCTTTAAGAGCTTATTAAGTAAGCGAAATATTCCGACCGTGAAAAACATGCTGCCCGAAGAAAAGTAG
- a CDS encoding 6-phosphofructokinase, with protein MSQKAAKRVCILTGGGDAPGLNAVLRAFVKASVSFGIEVFGSEDGMEGFMRPDGIVPLKSESVKGIVHRGGSILGCSNRGNPFAFPVKGSDGKTSIVDVSDDVVKRIKELEIDTVVMVGGDGTMNHAIRLQKKGLKCIGVPKTIDNDLRGTDFTFGFDTAVQTATWAIDGLHSTAESHDRVMIVELMGRHAGWIALHAGIAGGADVILIPEIPEIERVEAAIHARAERGATFAIVAIGEGAMPKGGRASTVEAGYDGHLARLGGAGHRLAQELEDRISHEIRVTVLGHLLRGGTPSSLDRLLGSRFGVRAAELCRDGITGRLVSLKGQDVVDVPLSDALQESKLVSPDNELVRVAQRLGIELGG; from the coding sequence ATGAGTCAAAAAGCAGCAAAGCGTGTATGCATTCTTACGGGTGGCGGTGACGCTCCTGGTCTTAACGCGGTCCTCCGTGCGTTCGTCAAAGCGAGTGTATCTTTTGGGATTGAGGTTTTTGGCAGCGAAGACGGCATGGAAGGTTTCATGAGGCCGGATGGCATCGTGCCGCTCAAGAGCGAAAGCGTAAAAGGTATTGTTCATCGTGGGGGTAGCATTCTTGGATGCTCCAATCGCGGCAATCCCTTTGCCTTCCCTGTAAAGGGAAGTGACGGTAAGACTTCGATCGTTGACGTCTCCGATGACGTTGTAAAACGAATCAAGGAACTTGAGATTGACACTGTGGTGATGGTGGGCGGCGACGGCACCATGAATCACGCCATAAGGCTACAGAAAAAGGGCCTCAAGTGCATTGGCGTCCCCAAAACCATCGACAATGACCTTAGAGGCACCGATTTTACCTTTGGATTTGATACCGCAGTTCAAACTGCGACTTGGGCTATTGATGGTTTGCATTCGACTGCTGAATCGCACGATCGTGTGATGATTGTGGAACTGATGGGCCGTCATGCGGGCTGGATTGCTCTTCATGCTGGTATTGCAGGTGGCGCGGACGTTATCCTGATTCCGGAAATCCCCGAGATCGAACGCGTTGAGGCAGCTATTCATGCACGTGCTGAGCGCGGAGCAACTTTTGCGATTGTAGCCATCGGCGAAGGCGCGATGCCAAAAGGGGGTCGTGCTTCGACAGTCGAAGCGGGTTACGACGGACACCTTGCACGCTTGGGTGGCGCAGGACACCGTCTTGCGCAAGAACTTGAAGATAGGATTTCGCACGAGATTCGCGTCACGGTGCTAGGTCATCTGTTGCGTGGAGGAACGCCATCATCGCTCGATCGTCTGCTCGGATCACGTTTCGGCGTACGCGCGGCCGAACTTTGTCGCGATGGTATTACCGGTCGTTTAGTGAGTCTTAAGGGGCAAGATGTTGTTGATGTGCCTCTAAGTGATGCCTTACAAGAAAGCAAACTTGTCTCGCCTGACAATGAACTTGTTCGTGTGGCCCAACGTTTAGGGATTGAGCTTGGTGGATGA
- the rlmB gene encoding 23S rRNA (guanosine(2251)-2'-O)-methyltransferase RlmB: MKRRVYGKQAVREAMRGRAPLHILCVSEKATQGLTELLDLAKHQGVELRICPESQLDALAQGGRHQGVVGIGGEFPYLDLEVMVSECPNKSPFFIALDELTDPHNFGAIVRTAVCLGLDGMIIPRHRAAPVSGAVVRAAAGATEHARIARVTNLGKALCLLRENYGFEIVGLDAASDVQINSINSTRNGQVLVVGSEGKGLRRLVREACDVLVRIDMAGPVASLNASVAAAIAMYQLNQSKLDNSQVDNT; the protein is encoded by the coding sequence ATGAAAAGAAGAGTTTACGGAAAACAAGCAGTACGTGAGGCCATGCGTGGCCGTGCTCCGCTACATATCCTGTGTGTCTCAGAAAAAGCCACTCAGGGACTAACTGAACTGCTGGATCTTGCAAAGCATCAAGGTGTTGAGCTGCGAATCTGCCCAGAAAGCCAGCTTGATGCCTTAGCTCAAGGTGGGCGGCACCAAGGGGTGGTAGGCATTGGCGGAGAGTTTCCGTACCTCGATCTTGAGGTGATGGTGAGCGAGTGCCCCAATAAGAGCCCTTTTTTCATCGCACTTGACGAGCTTACCGATCCTCATAATTTCGGGGCTATTGTTCGAACTGCCGTGTGTTTGGGCCTCGATGGCATGATAATCCCTCGACATCGGGCAGCTCCGGTCAGCGGAGCGGTGGTTCGGGCCGCAGCCGGAGCCACTGAGCATGCCCGGATTGCCAGAGTGACAAATTTGGGCAAAGCGCTTTGTTTGTTGCGCGAAAACTATGGCTTTGAGATTGTCGGCCTCGATGCAGCATCCGATGTGCAAATTAACAGCATTAATTCAACTCGAAACGGGCAGGTGCTCGTGGTAGGTTCCGAGGGAAAAGGGCTTAGGCGTCTTGTACGCGAGGCGTGTGATGTATTAGTACGCATCGACATGGCTGGCCCCGTAGCCTCTCTGAATGCATCGGTTGCCGCCGCAATCGCAATGTATCAGCTCAATCAATCAAAATTGGATAATTCACAGGTAGACAACACATGA
- the pyrF gene encoding orotidine-5'-phosphate decarboxylase, translating into MDTDIRTKAKQHLACALDLPNLKEAQALARRIQHEVGYLKVGLELFTSAGSEAVSLVRSLGLKCFLDLKLHDIPATMARAAAAAADLGVDLLTVHASAGPEALSQVLKATAHSNMRTLAVTVLTSSDEKDLKAIGVLKPPLEQVRDLACMAVEQGVSGFVCAAPELHVLREVAGPNAFLVTPGIRPSLADSFDQKRVADPAWAVEHGSNLLVVGRPIRDAKDPARSASQIVASIATVLNRAESDHP; encoded by the coding sequence ATGGATACCGACATCAGGACAAAAGCTAAACAACACTTGGCATGCGCTTTGGACCTTCCTAATTTGAAAGAGGCGCAGGCATTGGCCCGTCGTATTCAACATGAGGTTGGCTATTTGAAAGTTGGCTTGGAGTTGTTTACTTCGGCCGGAAGCGAAGCTGTTTCGTTAGTGCGATCGTTGGGTTTGAAATGCTTTTTGGATTTAAAATTGCACGATATTCCAGCAACGATGGCGCGAGCTGCGGCAGCAGCTGCTGATCTTGGCGTTGATCTATTGACCGTGCATGCGAGTGCGGGACCTGAGGCCTTGAGCCAGGTTCTCAAGGCTACCGCGCACAGCAACATGCGTACGCTAGCGGTCACCGTACTCACTAGCAGTGACGAGAAAGACCTAAAGGCTATCGGTGTATTGAAACCACCGCTTGAGCAAGTCAGAGACCTGGCGTGTATGGCGGTTGAGCAAGGCGTAAGCGGATTTGTTTGCGCAGCTCCTGAGCTTCACGTGCTTCGCGAGGTGGCTGGGCCGAATGCTTTTTTGGTGACACCTGGCATTCGGCCCTCCTTGGCGGATAGTTTCGATCAAAAAAGGGTTGCTGATCCTGCCTGGGCGGTAGAGCATGGCTCGAATTTGCTTGTCGTGGGCAGACCGATTCGAGACGCCAAAGATCCAGCACGGTCGGCTTCTCAGATCGTTGCTTCAATTGCCACGGTTTTAAATAGAGCGGAATCGGATCATCCATGA